The following are encoded together in the Ictidomys tridecemlineatus isolate mIctTri1 chromosome X, mIctTri1.hap1, whole genome shotgun sequence genome:
- the Gdi1 gene encoding rab GDP dissociation inhibitor alpha: MDEEYDVIVLGTGLTECILSGIMSVNGKKVLHMDRNPYYGGESSSITPLEELYKRFQLLEGPPESMGRGRDWNVDLIPKFLMANGQLVKMLLYTEVTRYLDFKVVEGSFVYKGGKIYKVPSTETEALASNLMGMFEKRRFRKFLVFVANFDENDPKTFEGVDPQTTSMRDVYRKFDLGQDVIDFTGHALALYRTDDYLDQPCLETINRIKLYSESLARYGKSPYLYPLYGLGELPQGFARLSAIYGGTYMLNKPVDDIIMENGKVVGVKSEGEVARCKQLICDPSYIPDRVRKAGQVIRIICILSHPIKNTNDANSCQIIIPQNQVNRKSDIYVCMISYAHNVAAQGKYIAIASTTVETAEPEKEIEPALELLEPIDQKFVAISDLYEPIDDGSESQVFCSCSYDATTHFETTCNDIKDIYKRMAGSAFDFENMKRKQNDVFGEADQ; the protein is encoded by the exons ATGGATGAGGAATACGATGTGATCGTGCTGGGGACCGGCCTCACT GAATGCATCCTGTCAGGTATCATGTCTGTGAATGGAAAGAAGGTGCTGCACATGGACCGAAACCCCTACTATGGGGGCGAGAGCTCTTCTATCACTCCCTTGGAGGAG CTATACAAGCGCTTTCAGTTGTTGGAGGGGCCCCCTGAGTCGATGGGCCGGGGCCGAGACTGGAACGTTGACCTGATCCCCAAATTCCTCATGGCCAATG GGCAGCTGGTAAAGATGCTACTGTATACAGAAGTAACTCGCTACTTGGACTTCaaggtggtggagggaagcttTGTCTACAAGGGGGGCAAGATCTACAAAGTGCCATCCACTGAGACTGAGGCCTTGGCTTCCA ATCTGATGGGCATGTTTGAGAAACGGCGTTTCCGCAAGTTCCTGGTGTTTGTGGCAAACTTTGATGAGAATGACCCCAAGACCTTTGAGGGTGTTGACCCCCAGACTACCAGCATGCGTGATGTCTACCGAAAGTTTGACCTGGGCCAGGATGTCATTGACTTCACTGGCCATGCCCTGGCGCTCTATCGCACTGATGA CTACCTGGACCAGCCCTGTCTTGAGACCATCAACCGCATTAAGTTGTACAGCGAGTCCCTGGCCCGGTATGGCAAGAGCCCATATTTGTACCCACTCTATGGCCTGGGTGAGCTGCCTCAGGGCTTTGCAAG ATTGAGTGCCATTTATGGGGGAACATATATGCTGAACAAACCTGTAGATGACATCATCATGGAGAATGGCAAAGTGGTGGGCGTAAAATCTGAGGGAGAG GTGGCCCGCTGCAAGCAGCTGATCTGTGACCCCAGCTACATACCGGACCGTGTGCGGAAGGCTGGCCAGGTTATCCGCATCATCTGTATCCTTAGCCATCCCATCAAGAACACCAATGATGCCAATTCCTGCCAAATCATCATCCCCCAGAACCAGGTCAACAGGAAGTCAG ACATCTACGTGTGCATGATCTCCTACGCACACAATGTGGCCGCACAGGGCAAATACATCGCCATTGCCAGCACCACAGTGGAGACTGCAGAGCCTGAAAAGGAGATTGAGCCAGCATTGGAACTGCTGGAGCCCATTGATCAGAA GTTTGTGGCTATCAGTGACTTGTATGAGCCCATTGATGATGGTTCTGAGAGCCAG GTGTTCTGTTCCTGCTCCTATGATGCTACCACACACTTTGAGACAACCTGTAATGACATCAAAGACATCTACAAACGCATGGCTGGCTCTGCATTTGACTTTGAGAACATGAAGCGCAAACAGAATGACGTCTTTGGAGAAGCTGACCAGTGA
- the Atp6ap1 gene encoding V-type proton ATPase subunit S1, whose amino-acid sequence MMAAGLVARVLTGSRWAPALWQMPWLPLLLVSAAAAVVAEQQVPLVLWSSDRDLWAPVVDTHEGHITSDMQLSTYLDPALELGPRNVLLFLQDKLSIEDFTAYGGVFGNKQDSAFSNLENALDLAPSSLVLPAVDWYAVSTLTTYLQEKLGASPLHVDLATLRELKLNASLPALLLIRLPYTASSGLMAPKEVLTGNDEVIGQVLSTLKSEDVPYTAALTAVRPSRVARDVAMVAGGLGRQLLQEQVAPAVIHPPVSYNDTAPRILFWAQNFSVAYREQWEDLTSLTFGVQGLNLTGSSWNDSIATLSLTYEQLFGTTVTFKFILANRFYPVSARHWFTMDRLEIHSNGSVTYFNASQITGPSIYSFHCEYVSSLSKKGSLLIARTQPSLWQMTLQDFQIQAFNVTGEQFSYASDCAGFFSPGIWMGLLTSLFMLFIFTYGLHMILSLKTMDRFDDHKGPTISLTQIV is encoded by the exons ATGATGGCGGCGGGATTGGTGGCTCGGGTGCTAACAGGGTCGCGGTGGGCCCCGGCGCTCTGGCAAATGCCATGGCTGCCGCTGTTGCTGGTttcggcggcggcggcggtggtgGCGGAGCAGCAGGTGCCGCTGGTGTTGTGGTCCAGTGACCG GGACTTGTGGGCTCCTGTGGTCGACACGCACGAGGGCCACATCACCAGCGACATGCAGCTTTCTACCTACCTAGACCCCGCCCTGGAACTGGGCCCCCGGAATGTGCTGCTCTTCCTACAGGACAAG CTAAGCATTGAGGATTTCACAGCATATGGCGGTGTATTTGGAAACAAGCAGGACAGCGCCTTTTCTAACCTGGAG AATGCCCTGGACCTGGCCCCCTCCTCGCTGGTGCTTCCTGCTGTTGACTGGTATGCAGTCAGCACTCTGACCACCTACCTGCAGGAGAAGCTTGGGGCCAGTCCCCTGCATGTGGACCTTGCTACCCTTCGGGAGCTGAAGCTCAATGCCAGCCTCCCTGCGCTTCTGCTCATCCGTCTGCCCTATACAGCCAG CTCCGGTCTGATGGCGCCCAAGGAAGTCCTCACAGGCAACG ATGAAGTCATTGGGCAGGTGCTAAGCACACTCAAGTCTGAAGATGTCCCTTATACAGCAGCTCTCACAGCAGTCCGCCCCTCCAGG GTGGCTCGTGATGTAGCCATGGTGGCTGGGGGACTAGGTCGCCAGCTACTCCAAGAACAAGTGGCACCAGCTGTGATCCATCCTCCTGTGAGTTATAATGACACTGCCCCGCGGATCCTGTTCTGGGCCCAGAACTTCTCTGTGGCATACAGGGAGCAGTGGGAAGATCTGACTTCCCTCACCTTTGGGGTGCAAGGGCTCAACTTGACTGGCTCCTCCTGGAATGACTCCATTGCCAC GCTCTCGCTGACCTATGAACAGCTCTTCGGTACCACAGTGACGTTCAA GTTCATTCTGGCTAACCGCTTCTACCCAGTATCTGCCCGGCACTGGTTTACCATGGATCGTCTCGAAATCCACAGCAATGGCTCTGTCACCTACTTCAATGCTTCCCAAATCACAGGGCCTAGCATCTACTCCTTTCACTGCGAGTATGTCAGCAGTCTTAGCAAGAAGGGCAGTCTCCTTATAGCCCGCACACAGCCTTCCCTGTGGCAGATGACTCTTCAGGACTTCCAG ATTCAGGCTTTCAATGTGACAGGTGAGCAGTTCTCCTACGCCAGTGACTGTGCCGGCTTCTTCTCCCCGGGTATATGGATGGGGCTGCTCACCTCCCTCTTCATGCTCTTCATCTTCACCTATGGCCTGCACATGATCCTCAGCCTCAAGACCATGGACCGCTTTGATGACCACAAGGGCCCCACTATCTCTTTGACTCAGATTGTGTGA